A DNA window from Parabacteroides johnsonii DSM 18315 contains the following coding sequences:
- the rplI gene encoding 50S ribosomal protein L9, giving the protein MQVILKEDVINLGYKDDIVTVKDGYGRNFLIPTGKAVIASESAKKVLAENLKQRAHKLAKIKEDAQALAAKLEGVALTIGAKTSSTGTIFGSVTNIQVADALAKAGFEVDRKIIYIKESVKEVGNYKAILKLHKEVSVEIPFEVVSE; this is encoded by the coding sequence GGACGATATCGTAACAGTTAAAGACGGTTACGGACGTAACTTTCTAATCCCCACGGGTAAAGCAGTTATCGCATCTGAGTCTGCAAAGAAAGTATTAGCTGAAAACTTGAAGCAACGCGCTCATAAGTTGGCTAAGATCAAAGAAGATGCTCAGGCTTTGGCTGCTAAGTTGGAAGGCGTTGCCCTGACAATCGGTGCTAAGACAAGCTCAACAGGTACAATCTTCGGTTCTGTAACGAACATCCAGGTTGCTGATGCATTGGCAAAAGCCGGTTTCGAAGTAGATCGTAAGATTATCTATATCAAGGAATCTGTTAAGGAAGTCGGTAATTACAAAGCTATCTTGAAACTTCACAAAGAAGTATCGGTAGAAATTCCTTTTGAAGTAGTTTCTGAGTAA